A region of uncultured Desulfobacter sp. DNA encodes the following proteins:
- a CDS encoding MaoC family dehydratase — MSDQKNCQAFLNFIQPQIGQQIHVGPWLEIDQKRINEFAQVTGDVQWIHTDVQRAKEESPYKSTIAHGYLTLSLLPCLTESNHPDFFQKNYPGMKYRVNYGLNRVRFPSAVKAGARIRARTTIHEVEEVKGGIQICYLITIDIEDGEKPACVAEFLARLYP; from the coding sequence ATGAGCGATCAAAAAAATTGTCAGGCGTTTTTAAATTTTATCCAGCCACAGATTGGCCAACAAATTCATGTGGGTCCCTGGCTTGAGATTGACCAGAAACGAATTAATGAGTTTGCCCAGGTTACCGGTGATGTGCAATGGATTCATACAGATGTTCAGCGGGCCAAAGAAGAGTCTCCCTATAAATCAACAATTGCCCACGGGTATTTGACATTGTCTTTGCTGCCTTGTTTAACTGAAAGCAATCATCCTGATTTTTTTCAGAAAAATTATCCCGGCATGAAGTATCGCGTAAACTATGGCCTTAACCGGGTTCGCTTTCCTTCAGCTGTTAAAGCCGGCGCCAGAATTCGGGCAAGAACCACAATCCATGAAGTGGAAGAGGTGAAGGGCGGCATACAGATCTGTTATCTTATTACAATTGATATTGAAGATGGTGAAAAGCCGGCCTGTGTTGCCGAATTTCTGGCACGCCTTTACCCTTAA
- a CDS encoding methyl-accepting chemotaxis protein has product MGKLNDLSIRLKLFLGFGVVCIFFVIVGIVINGLNNKNSKELETVKNEVLPHTLNFIETKRDIEQIQQWLTDISATRGAQGYDDGYAEAENYYGDAVKRIEFSIVEHKKYGETEMVELLKDMKNSLDDYYTMGKKMAQAYIDDGPEKGNPMMTEFDPFAEKLAGIIDKIVDEHKDDLLNSFAAIGEHNIANTKTLTIGIITVLIFSALTAYGFSHSIATALRNAVDFAGYVAEGNFDQTLVIKQKDEIGSLANSLSKMSTSLKSLITDIKDSSITVNTSASTIKDLSNNITTSSRGTVEKSNTASVAVKEMSSNMNSVASATEQAAASIQAVVAAAEEMTATIGEISTNISRGSKITGNAVEKANQVSVKVDELGSAASQISKVTDAIKDISEQTNLLALNATIEAARAGEAGKGFAVVAGEIKALAQQTANATSEINERIKGVQSSTEESVSSIQEIVGVINEIDEIVNTVAAAIEEQSVTTQEISNNIAQAGQGIQDVNENVSHASTVIGDIAQDITLVNQAAQETDQNSDKILEGVDNLAKVTEKLNDAVNQFKV; this is encoded by the coding sequence ATGGGAAAATTAAATGATCTCTCTATCAGGCTTAAACTTTTTTTGGGGTTTGGTGTTGTCTGTATCTTTTTTGTTATTGTTGGCATTGTAATTAACGGCCTGAACAATAAGAATAGTAAAGAACTTGAAACGGTAAAAAATGAAGTACTCCCGCACACCCTAAATTTTATTGAAACCAAACGGGACATTGAACAGATTCAACAATGGCTCACCGATATCTCTGCAACAAGGGGGGCACAAGGGTATGACGATGGATATGCAGAAGCCGAAAATTATTACGGGGATGCAGTCAAAAGAATAGAATTCTCTATTGTCGAACATAAGAAATACGGTGAAACTGAGATGGTTGAGTTGCTCAAGGATATGAAAAATAGTTTGGACGATTATTACACCATGGGCAAAAAAATGGCCCAGGCCTATATTGACGATGGTCCGGAAAAAGGTAATCCAATGATGACGGAGTTTGACCCGTTTGCTGAAAAACTGGCCGGGATCATCGATAAAATTGTTGATGAGCACAAAGATGATTTGTTAAATTCATTTGCGGCAATTGGCGAGCACAATATTGCAAATACAAAAACTCTCACTATCGGAATTATCACTGTCCTGATCTTTTCGGCTTTAACAGCCTATGGCTTCAGCCACTCCATAGCCACCGCACTTCGTAACGCCGTGGATTTTGCAGGCTATGTAGCAGAAGGCAATTTTGACCAAACTCTTGTTATCAAACAAAAAGATGAAATCGGGAGCCTTGCCAATTCTCTCAGTAAAATGTCCACAAGCTTGAAAAGCCTCATAACAGACATAAAGGACAGCTCAATAACCGTTAACACATCCGCCTCAACAATTAAGGATCTTTCAAATAATATCACCACAAGCTCAAGGGGCACGGTTGAAAAATCCAATACAGCCTCAGTAGCTGTCAAAGAGATGAGCAGCAATATGAATTCCGTCGCCTCTGCCACTGAGCAGGCCGCGGCCAGCATCCAGGCTGTTGTTGCGGCAGCAGAAGAGATGACCGCCACCATAGGAGAAATCTCAACGAATATTTCCAGGGGAAGCAAGATCACCGGCAATGCTGTGGAAAAAGCCAATCAGGTATCTGTTAAGGTGGATGAACTCGGATCGGCAGCGTCTCAGATATCCAAAGTAACCGATGCCATTAAGGATATATCGGAACAAACCAACCTTCTGGCACTTAACGCCACCATTGAAGCGGCACGGGCCGGAGAGGCAGGGAAAGGATTTGCTGTGGTTGCAGGAGAAATTAAAGCCCTCGCCCAGCAGACTGCAAATGCAACCAGTGAGATCAATGAACGGATCAAAGGCGTTCAGTCCAGTACAGAAGAATCTGTATCCTCTATCCAGGAGATCGTAGGTGTAATCAATGAAATTGACGAAATTGTAAACACTGTTGCAGCTGCAATTGAAGAGCAGTCCGTTACTACCCAGGAGATATCAAATAATATTGCCCAGGCAGGCCAAGGCATCCAGGACGTTAACGAAAATGTCAGCCATGCGTCCACCGTTATCGGAGACATTGCCCAGGATATCACTCTCGTGAACCAGGCGGCCCAAGAAACTGACCAGAACAGTGATAAGATACTGGAAGGTGTTGATAACCTTGCCAAGGTGACTGAAAAATTGAATGACGCTGTAAATCAGTTTAAAGTTTAA
- a CDS encoding MASE3 domain-containing protein translates to MAQSIFYIALLVSLYFTTFVNYLLFHTLAEIFSIVVAGSLFMITWNSQKYIKNPYLLFIGVAYFFIAFLDLLHTLSYKGMPIFTDYDYYANQLWIGARYMESITLLLAFFFLNSNRQFKPELLFLIYTIITAFLVASVFVWQSFPVCFIDGSGLTTFKKISEYIICIILVVSMGLLYKNRNIFERKIYNWIMTSMGCTIISELAFTFYISNYGFSNLIGHYFKIFSFYFIYKAIVETGIKEPYKIIFKELNTTIKSLNDEITVRKNLEREKEENITKLKKALEDIKTLNGLIPICSYCKKIRDDKGYWNQLEIYLNEHSEATLSHGICPECLKEHFSDYVE, encoded by the coding sequence ATGGCTCAGAGTATTTTTTACATTGCACTCCTTGTAAGTCTTTATTTCACAACTTTTGTAAATTATCTCCTTTTTCATACTCTGGCAGAAATTTTTAGTATCGTTGTAGCCGGGTCGTTGTTCATGATTACCTGGAATTCCCAAAAATATATAAAAAATCCGTATCTTTTGTTTATTGGTGTTGCATACTTTTTTATCGCTTTTTTAGATTTGCTTCACACGCTTTCTTACAAAGGGATGCCAATATTCACAGACTATGACTATTACGCCAATCAATTGTGGATTGGTGCACGTTACATGGAATCTATAACACTTCTCCTGGCCTTTTTCTTTTTGAATAGCAACAGGCAGTTCAAGCCCGAACTCCTGTTTTTGATCTACACGATCATAACCGCATTTCTTGTTGCAAGTGTTTTTGTCTGGCAATCCTTTCCTGTCTGTTTTATAGATGGATCCGGCCTGACTACGTTCAAAAAGATAAGTGAATACATTATTTGTATCATTCTTGTTGTTTCCATGGGACTGCTTTATAAAAACCGCAACATATTTGAAAGAAAAATTTATAATTGGATAATGACATCAATGGGTTGTACGATTATTTCTGAGTTGGCGTTTACTTTTTACATCTCTAATTATGGTTTTTCAAATCTTATAGGCCACTATTTCAAAATTTTTTCGTTTTATTTCATTTACAAAGCCATTGTTGAAACAGGTATTAAAGAGCCGTACAAAATTATATTCAAGGAATTGAACACCACCATAAAAAGTCTTAATGATGAAATCACAGTAAGAAAAAATCTTGAACGAGAAAAAGAAGAAAATATTACGAAACTGAAAAAAGCCCTTGAAGATATAAAAACCTTGAACGGATTGATTCCTATCTGTTCTTACTGTAAAAAAATCCGTGATGACAAAGGTTATTGGAACCAGTTGGAAATATATCTTAATGAACATTCAGAAGCTACTTTAAGTCATGGTATCTGCCCTGAATGCCTAAAGGAACATTTTTCTGATTATGTTGAATAA